GCCCACCACCCAGAGGTGCACCTGGCGGGGAGCGGCAAGCGTCAGGTAGTCGTTGGCGTTGACCTCGAAGGCGTCATCGAACTTCTCGCGCTTGGCCGGCTCCTCGAACGCCCGATAGGCAAAGGCGGAGCCGTCGGGCTTCCAGGCGTAGCCGACGATGCCAGTGGGCGAGCGCGTCACCTGTCGCGCCTCGCCACCGCTCGCTGGGAGGACGAAGAGCTGCGTCCGACCGTCGACCGCTGCCATGAAGGCGAGCCGATCGCCCGTCGGCGACCAGCGTGGCGTGCTGGCGGTCTTGCGCTGGGTGAGGGTGACGCGTGCGCGGGTCGTGAGATCGACCTGCACGATCTCCGACTCCCAGGCGTTCGCGTCGTAGTTGGGCCAGGCGAGCACGATGACGGCGCGGTCGCCTAGCGGGGACACCTGCACGTCGCTGACGCGGGCGACCTTGGCGTAGTGCTCGAGTCCGAACGACTGCGCGCGCGCGGTGTTCGCGGCGAGGAGCGAGGCGAGGAGCGAGACGCTGAGACGCGAGACGAGGCGGAGGCGCATGGACGGCTGGGCTGTGGGAAGTGGCGCGGACGAATATGGAGGAACGCGCGATGCGTGCCAGCGCTGGGGGCCGTTGGGGATGTCCGGGATTGACGAGAGAGGCGGCAGAGTCGCGACGAACGAGGAGGAAGAGCGCCCGCCCTTCCCCGGCCTAACGCCCCCGCGCCCGCTCCTGCGGCTCCCCGGCCCGCCGCACCCGTCGCCCCGCGCTCGCCCACACCCACCACATGAGCAGCGGCTGCAACGGGAGCCGGATCCAGAGCCCCGCCTCGTACATCGCCGAAACGCCGTGGGCTCGTGCGTCGATCAGCATGAAGACGTTCGCCGGGAAGACGGCAACGAGCAGCGCGAGCAGCCCCCAGGCCGCAGCCCGCCGCGTGGCGGGCAGCAGCAGGCCAAGGCCTCCCGCCACTTCAGCGACTCCGCTGACGGCGACCAGCGCCGACGGCCCGGGGAGCCAGTCGGGGAGCCACGGAGGGACGATGCGTTCGAAGAAGCCGGGAATGACAAAGTGCAGGACGCCGGCCGTCACGAACAGCGCCGCCGGCCCCGGGACCTGCCTAACGTCACTTCGGCTGCGGAAGAGCATGGCGTTGCTGGACCATCGGGTGAACGTCCGTCGACTCGGTCTGGTGCACGATCCAGTCAAACGTGCACGCCGTGCGGACGGTCCGACAGCGCGAGCAGCGGAGCTTCCGTCTCGATCGGGGGATGCGTGGCCGAGACCCGCTCTGCCTGGGCCTACTGCCGCGCCACCCTGGCCGAGGTCCGGTTCCTGAGAGACATGCGGGCTCTCCGTGTGTCGGGGTGCGTCGCGATCCTCTTGCGCCACAACTCAAGATCGCTTACAATGTAGTCACTTGTAACCACATTCTATGCGCACCATCGGCATTCGTGACCTCAAGGCCCACCTGAGCCAGACGTTGCGTGACGTGCAGCGCGGGGAGCTCTATCTCGTCACCGATCGCGGGCGCGTCGTGGCGGAGCTGCGTCCCCCCGGCTCGGAGGCCGCGGCGCTGACCCCCGAAGACTCGGCTCGGCGCGCCATGCTCGCGTCAGGCGAACTGCGCGCCGCGGAGGCGCCTCGCGCCCCGTATCGCCGGAGCGACATCACCCTCCCTGAGGGGGTCGCGTCCGAGCTGCTCGACTGGGTGCGGGGCGAGCGTTAGGCATGGTCGTCTACGCCGATTCCAGCGCCGTCCTCGCCTGGTTGCTGGGGGAGCCGCGTGCGCAGGCCGTGCGCACGCTGCTGGAGTCCGCCGAGCACGTGGTGACGTCGCAACTCACGGCCATCGAGTGCGCGCGCGTGCTGCATCGCGCGCGCGCGTTAGGCGTGCTCTCGCTCGAGCAGCGCACCGCCCTCTTTCGCGACTTCCGTGACGCGTCGGCGCAATGGGAGCACCTGGCCGTGGGGGATCGTGTCTCGCGGCTGGCGTCGGCGCCGTATCCCGTCGAACCGATCCGGGCGCTCGACGCCTTGCACCTCGCCAGCGCCTTGCTCGCGCGCGAGGCGTGGCCGCAGCTCACGATGCTCAGCCTCGATCAACGCGTGCGCGACAACGCCACGGCACTCACCATCCCGGTCGCGCCAGCCTGACGCGGAATGGTCGACAGGTAGGGACCGGACGGCTCAAGGGCGCGGGGGGGGCCCGCCATCCGGCGGCGGCCCCTCGCGCGGCGGACGCCCATCCCGCGGTGGCGGCCTGAAGGGATCCGGGAGCCTGCTCATCCGCGCCAGTCGGTCGCGCTGCCCCTCGTCGAGAATCGGCGACAGCTGCAGCTGCAAGCTGTCGAGCAGCGCACGCAGTTCGCCTCGCGCCCCGTCGATGACCGTCTGGTTTCGTGCCGCGGTGCGCTCGAGCAGGGCATGCACGGTGTCGCGTTGTGCCGCGGTCGGCTCGATGACCTCCTCCAGATGCGAGACGAAACCGCCGGGGCGCCGCAGCCC
This genomic stretch from Gemmatimonadota bacterium harbors:
- a CDS encoding type II toxin-antitoxin system VapC family toxin — encoded protein: MVVYADSSAVLAWLLGEPRAQAVRTLLESAEHVVTSQLTAIECARVLHRARALGVLSLEQRTALFRDFRDASAQWEHLAVGDRVSRLASAPYPVEPIRALDALHLASALLAREAWPQLTMLSLDQRVRDNATALTIPVAPA
- a CDS encoding type II toxin-antitoxin system prevent-host-death family antitoxin, which codes for MRTIGIRDLKAHLSQTLRDVQRGELYLVTDRGRVVAELRPPGSEAAALTPEDSARRAMLASGELRAAEAPRAPYRRSDITLPEGVASELLDWVRGER